The following are encoded together in the Nymphaea colorata isolate Beijing-Zhang1983 chromosome 14, ASM883128v2, whole genome shotgun sequence genome:
- the LOC126409227 gene encoding uncharacterized protein LOC126409227, whose protein sequence is MDPTWQWCERVKENNRLKLKCGFCGNTLSGGIIRMKHHLAGTSKDASPCVGGPNKPLPPFVRQQCLDMLHVLRQKRIQKEIEDADVGYNVPLEDEEEEEEAYECDDEDDSSLRTDLETSRSRDRRGKEIMYEGCRSGITGRKRRGTTDIRARRGMRPPSGRVPTGRSSVGSIKIFFPSYTSPGGQPQIRAAMTSKDMLYHAQKQVGKWFYDACIPFNAANSFQFQAMADAIASIGPRFKMSSYHQLRGKILQDTVKEVSEHCDELKLCWKETGCFIMSDGWTDTRSRTLVNFLVYCPKGTMFLKSLDLFDVPKTAEILFNVFDNVVQEVGPANIVQFITDNAANYRAAGDLLFQKYRTFYWSPCATHFVNLMLQDLNEMHDMKSAIDQCQEVTKFIYNHAYVLSLMRKFTKGVELIRPAQTRFATNVLTVQSVVKQRTPLRQMFASEEWAAYPHAHKRNASLVVDIIFNNVFWESCVKLLKVCVP, encoded by the coding sequence atggatcctacatggcaatggtgcgaaagggtgaaggagaataaccgtttgaaactcaaatgtggcttctgtgggaatacactttcaggagggattattagaatgaaacaccatttggcagggacctccaaagatgcgtctccttgtgttggaggaccaaacaaacctttgcctccatttgtgcgtcaacaatgtttagatatgcttcatgttttacgtcaaaagagaatacaaaaagaaattgaagatgcagatgtaggctataatgtgcctttggaagatgaagaagaagaggaagaagcttatgaatgtgatgatgaagacgatagcagtctaagaacagatttggaaaCCTCAAGAagtagagatcgtagaggaaaagaGATTATGTATGAAGGATgtcgatctggcataacgggaaggaagaggagaggcacaacagatattagggccaggcgtggtatgcgaccacctagtggtagagttcctactggtaggtctagtgttggctctattaagatttttttcccttcatataccagcccaggtggtcagccgcagattcgtgctgctatgacatctaaagatatgctatatcatgcacaaaagcaggtagggaaatggttttatgatgcatgtattccatttaatgcagctaattcttttcaattccaagccatggcagatgcaattgcttctataggccccagattcaaaatgtcatcatatcatcagttgaggggcaaaattcttcaggatacagtcaaagaagtgtctgagcattgcgatgagttgaaattatgttggaaggaaacaggttgcttcattatgtcagatggttggactgatacaaggtcaagaacacttgtaaattttcttgtttattgccctaaaggtacaatgttcttgaaatctcttgacttgtttgatgttcctaagactgctgagattttattcaatgtttttgataatgtcgtacaagaagttggacctgcaaacattgtacagtttattacagataatgctgcaaattatagagctgcaggagatttgttatttcaaaagtatagaacattttattggagtccatgtgccactcattttgttaatctaatgcttcaagatcttaatgagatgcatgatatgaaatcagccattgaccaatgtcaagaggtaacaaaatttatctataatcatgcatatgtattgagtttgatgagaaaatttacaaaaggagttgaattaatacgacctgcacaaactagatttgccacaaatgtattgactgtgcagagtgtggtgaaacaaagaactcctttgagacagatgtttgctagtgaagaatgggctgcatatccacatgctcataaaagaaatgcttctttagttgtggatattatattcaataacgtattttgggaatcatgtgtgaagctattgaaggtttgtgttccatAA